The proteins below are encoded in one region of Streptomyces cyanogenus:
- a CDS encoding alpha/beta hydrolase, which translates to MRTVKATATALTAALAAGTAAVVAGRLASDVALKAPPGRPLPTEPRLTVHRTAAGQITLTRDLAALRPGTYGLVGDGSHAVVGPVLEAAAHTADTVVRRLERVTHGALTPGDAVWLTPNVYVGNPRTALGLDHEDVDVPGDLGALPAWFVPGHRDTWVIAVHGLGTTREQAMNVMDFLHRRRLPVLALAYRGDPGAPRSPDGLNHLGETEWRDVEAAIRHAVRRGAQRVVLLGWSTGATMALRAAENSAVRDRIAGLVLDSPVLDWQATLRALARARHTPQPLLPLAVRAAQGRIGLHADRFAEIADPDRLRVPTLIVHGPQDQVAPWEFSRRLARRRAGLVALHTVTDAPHAAMWNADPAEYEERLRRFLTPLM; encoded by the coding sequence GTGCGCACTGTGAAGGCGACCGCCACCGCACTCACCGCTGCCCTGGCCGCCGGCACGGCCGCCGTGGTCGCCGGCCGGCTCGCCAGCGACGTCGCACTGAAGGCACCGCCGGGCCGGCCCCTGCCCACCGAGCCCCGCCTCACCGTGCACCGCACGGCCGCCGGGCAGATCACGCTCACCCGCGACCTGGCCGCCCTGCGCCCCGGCACCTACGGCCTCGTCGGCGACGGCTCCCACGCGGTGGTCGGCCCGGTCCTGGAGGCGGCCGCGCACACCGCCGACACCGTGGTGCGCCGCCTGGAACGCGTCACCCACGGCGCCCTCACCCCGGGCGACGCGGTCTGGCTCACCCCGAACGTGTACGTCGGCAACCCCCGCACGGCCCTCGGACTGGACCACGAGGACGTCGACGTGCCCGGGGACCTCGGCGCCCTGCCCGCCTGGTTCGTGCCGGGCCACCGGGACACCTGGGTGATCGCCGTGCACGGCCTCGGCACCACCCGCGAGCAGGCCATGAACGTGATGGACTTCCTGCACCGCCGCCGGCTGCCGGTCCTCGCCCTCGCCTACCGCGGCGACCCCGGCGCCCCGCGGTCGCCGGACGGGCTCAACCACCTCGGCGAGACCGAGTGGCGGGACGTCGAGGCGGCCATCCGCCACGCCGTCCGCCGCGGCGCCCAACGGGTCGTCCTGCTCGGCTGGTCCACCGGCGCCACCATGGCCCTGCGCGCCGCCGAGAACTCCGCGGTCCGCGACCGGATCGCCGGGCTCGTCCTCGACTCGCCGGTGCTCGACTGGCAGGCCACCCTGCGCGCCCTGGCCAGGGCCCGGCACACCCCGCAGCCGCTGCTGCCGCTCGCCGTGCGGGCCGCGCAGGGCCGCATCGGACTGCACGCCGACCGGTTCGCCGAGATCGCCGACCCCGACCGGCTCCGGGTGCCCACCCTGATCGTCCACGGACCCCAGGACCAGGTCGCCCCCTGGGAGTTCTCCCGCCGGCTCGCCCGGCGCCGCGCAGGCCTCGTCGCCCTGCACACCGTCACGGACGCCCCGCACGCGGCGATGTGGAACGCGGACCCGGCCGAGTACGAGGAACGGCTGCGCCGGTTCCTGACCCCGCTGATGTGA
- a CDS encoding class II aldolase/adducin family protein: MAEPLRNTDDGHQAGNQAGQQSGDQGGNRTGQQAGNQDVARLWADVVATARRTVADGLVVGTSGNVSARIGDLVLVTPSGVPYDRLTPADVTGVDLTGRRVLGTLVPTSELPMHLAVYRTTDARAVVHTHAVHATAVSTLVPELPTVHYMAAALGGPVRVAPYAAYGTDELAENMLRALAGRSGCLLQNHGTITYGATLDQAYDRTAQLEWMCRLWLTASSVPGLTPSLLTEAQVTEAGERLKGYGQRR; encoded by the coding sequence ATGGCTGAACCGCTGCGGAACACGGACGACGGACACCAGGCCGGGAATCAGGCCGGGCAGCAGTCCGGGGATCAGGGTGGGAATCGGACCGGGCAGCAGGCCGGGAACCAGGACGTGGCGCGACTGTGGGCGGACGTGGTCGCGACGGCGCGCCGGACCGTCGCCGACGGGCTGGTCGTCGGCACCTCGGGCAACGTCTCCGCGCGCATCGGCGACCTGGTGCTCGTCACCCCGTCGGGCGTCCCCTACGACCGGCTCACCCCCGCCGACGTCACCGGCGTCGACCTCACGGGACGCCGGGTGCTCGGCACGCTCGTGCCGACCAGCGAACTGCCCATGCACCTCGCCGTCTACCGCACCACCGACGCCCGCGCCGTCGTCCACACCCACGCCGTGCACGCGACCGCGGTCTCCACGCTCGTGCCCGAGCTGCCGACGGTGCACTACATGGCCGCTGCCCTCGGCGGTCCGGTCAGGGTCGCCCCCTACGCCGCCTACGGCACCGACGAACTCGCCGAGAACATGCTCCGCGCCCTCGCCGGCCGCTCCGGCTGCCTGCTGCAGAACCACGGCACGATCACCTACGGCGCCACCCTCGACCAGGCCTACGACCGCACCGCCCAGCTGGAGTGGATGTGCCGCCTGTGGCTGACGGCGTCCTCCGTGCCCGGTCTGACCCCGTCCCTGCTGACGGAGGCACAAGTCACCGAGGCCGGGGAACGCTTGAAGGGGTACGGCCAACGGAGGTGA
- a CDS encoding lysozyme has translation MARERTLVRRRAGVLAAATAALALAGTAPASAGPVGPGEPAGQTGTAGSTQAAGTSHHTGSSQQDGTSQQTGMSQEAGRSQTQPAETSQQAGTSQAAGLSMLPAGLPRGHDVSSYQKHVDWAAAAAKGARFVYVKATESTTYRNPYFSGQYSGARKAGLLRGAYHFALPDRSSGTRQAAYFVAHGGAWRADGWTLPPALDIEYNPYSTQHKCYGLGKARMVRWIQSFSDEVERETGRRPVIYTSTQWWKLCTGNSRALSSSNPLWIARHGTSRPGTLPGGWRYWTFWQYDTKGRLPGDQNLFNGTLSRLRVLARGR, from the coding sequence ATGGCCCGTGAACGCACCCTCGTCCGCCGCCGCGCCGGTGTCCTCGCGGCAGCCACGGCGGCCCTCGCCCTCGCGGGCACCGCACCGGCGTCGGCCGGGCCGGTGGGCCCCGGGGAGCCGGCAGGACAGACCGGGACGGCCGGATCCACACAGGCAGCCGGAACGTCACACCACACCGGCAGCTCACAGCAGGACGGCACGTCACAGCAGACCGGCATGTCGCAGGAGGCCGGAAGGTCGCAGACGCAGCCCGCCGAGACCTCACAGCAGGCCGGAACCTCGCAGGCAGCCGGGCTGTCGATGCTCCCCGCCGGGCTGCCCCGGGGGCACGACGTCTCGTCCTACCAGAAGCACGTCGACTGGGCCGCCGCCGCGGCGAAGGGCGCCCGGTTCGTGTACGTCAAGGCGACCGAGTCCACGACCTACCGCAACCCCTACTTCTCCGGGCAGTACTCCGGCGCCCGCAAGGCCGGCCTGCTGCGGGGCGCGTACCACTTCGCCCTGCCGGACCGGTCCTCCGGCACCCGGCAGGCCGCGTACTTCGTGGCGCACGGCGGCGCCTGGCGGGCGGACGGCTGGACGCTGCCGCCCGCGCTGGACATCGAGTACAACCCGTACAGCACGCAACACAAGTGCTACGGGCTGGGCAAGGCCCGCATGGTCCGCTGGATCCAGTCCTTCAGCGACGAGGTCGAGCGGGAGACCGGCCGCCGTCCGGTGATCTACACCTCGACCCAGTGGTGGAAGCTGTGCACCGGGAACAGCCGCGCCCTCTCCTCCTCGAACCCCCTGTGGATCGCCCGGCACGGCACCTCGCGGCCGGGGACGCTGCCGGGCGGCTGGCGCTACTGGACCTTCTGGCAGTACGACACCAAGGGCCGGCTGCCGGGTGACCAGAATCTCTTCAACGGCACCCTGAGCCGGCTGCGGGTCCTCGCGCGGGGCCGGTAG
- a CDS encoding inorganic phosphate transporter: MESFSLILAIVVVTALAFDFTNGFHDTANAMATTISTGALKPKIAVAMSAVLNLVGAFLSVEVANTISKGLVDETGIRPEVIFAALVGAILWNLLTWLVGLPSSSSHALMGGLVGATVASAGFGAVHGDVLVTKVLLPAVAAPIVAGLASLLATRFSYGIGGGADGEATRKGYRVGQIASAGLVSLAHGTNDAQKTMGIITLALVAGGSLAPGSNPPTWVILSAGLAIALGTYIGGWRIIRTMGKGLTDLEPRQGFAAQTSAATAILASSHLGFSLSTTHVVSGSVMGAGLGRKGGVVRWSTATRMFVAWALTLPAAALVGAGAESVTGLGDWGTAAVAVFLVAGSAAIWKISRREVVDHTNVVEETGEPAGVVTAAIAAVTPPPTGTVTEDLTATIPAPATEPAPAPAAPPAAAV; this comes from the coding sequence ATGGAAAGCTTCTCGCTGATCCTCGCGATAGTGGTCGTAACCGCTCTCGCGTTCGATTTCACGAACGGTTTCCACGACACCGCGAACGCGATGGCCACCACCATCTCCACAGGCGCTCTGAAGCCGAAGATCGCGGTGGCCATGTCCGCCGTCCTCAATCTTGTGGGCGCCTTCCTCTCCGTGGAGGTCGCGAACACGATCTCCAAGGGTCTCGTCGACGAGACCGGCATCCGTCCCGAGGTCATCTTCGCCGCCCTGGTCGGCGCGATCCTCTGGAACCTGCTGACCTGGCTGGTGGGCCTGCCCTCCAGCTCCTCGCACGCCCTGATGGGCGGCCTGGTCGGCGCCACCGTCGCCTCCGCCGGCTTCGGCGCCGTCCACGGTGACGTCCTGGTCACCAAGGTGCTGCTGCCGGCCGTCGCCGCGCCGATCGTGGCGGGCCTGGCCTCGCTGCTGGCCACCCGGTTCTCCTACGGCATCGGCGGCGGCGCGGACGGCGAGGCCACCCGCAAGGGCTACCGCGTCGGCCAGATCGCCTCCGCCGGCCTGGTCTCCCTGGCCCACGGCACCAACGACGCCCAGAAGACGATGGGCATCATCACCCTCGCCCTGGTGGCCGGCGGCTCCCTCGCCCCCGGCTCCAACCCTCCCACCTGGGTGATCCTCTCCGCCGGCCTGGCCATCGCGCTCGGCACCTACATCGGCGGCTGGCGCATCATCCGCACCATGGGCAAGGGCCTGACCGACCTGGAGCCGCGCCAGGGCTTCGCCGCGCAGACCAGCGCCGCGACCGCCATCCTGGCCTCCTCGCACCTCGGCTTCTCCCTCTCCACCACGCACGTCGTCTCCGGCTCGGTGATGGGCGCGGGCCTCGGCCGCAAGGGCGGTGTGGTCCGCTGGTCCACCGCGACCCGCATGTTCGTCGCCTGGGCGCTCACCCTGCCGGCCGCCGCGCTGGTCGGCGCGGGTGCCGAGTCGGTCACCGGCCTGGGTGACTGGGGCACCGCCGCCGTCGCCGTCTTCCTCGTCGCCGGGAGCGCCGCTATCTGGAAGATCTCCCGCCGCGAGGTCGTCGACCACACCAACGTGGTCGAGGAGACCGGCGAGCCGGCCGGTGTGGTCACCGCCGCCATCGCCGCCGTGACCCCGCCCCCCACGGGCACGGTCACCGAGGACCTGACGGCCACCATCCCGGCCCCGGCCACCGAGCCGGCCCCCGCCCCGGCCGCCCCGCCGGCCGCCGCGGTCTGA
- a CDS encoding cobalamin biosynthesis protein — protein MGADRTYAYGAAAGVLGDLLLGDPRRGHPVAAFGRAAGAVEGALWHDHRGWGALHTAVCAGGAVALGALASCAVRPSRTASVALTAAATWAVVGGTSLAREARTIGRALESGDVEAARARLPHLCGRDPQALDADGIARAVVESVAENTSDAVVGALVWGAVAGVPGLLGFRAVNTLDAMVGHRSARFRRFGWASARLDDVAGWPGARLTAVLAAAAGPDPRGALRAWKADARKHPSPNAGPVEASFAGALGVRLGGTLSYGGRVEHRPVLNGATGRPVRVTDIDRAVRLSRRVGLLALGGTLAARRLLKGRGK, from the coding sequence ATGGGTGCCGATCGCACATACGCGTACGGCGCCGCCGCCGGCGTTCTCGGGGACCTGCTTCTCGGCGATCCGCGCCGCGGGCATCCCGTCGCCGCGTTCGGCCGGGCGGCGGGCGCCGTGGAAGGCGCGTTGTGGCACGACCACCGCGGCTGGGGCGCCCTGCACACCGCCGTGTGCGCCGGTGGCGCCGTCGCGCTCGGCGCACTGGCCTCATGTGCCGTGCGCCCCTCCCGTACCGCCTCCGTCGCGCTGACCGCCGCCGCCACCTGGGCCGTCGTGGGCGGCACCTCGCTCGCCCGGGAGGCCCGCACCATCGGGCGTGCCCTGGAGTCCGGGGACGTCGAGGCGGCCCGGGCGCGGCTGCCCCATCTGTGCGGCCGGGACCCGCAGGCGCTGGACGCCGACGGCATCGCCCGGGCCGTGGTCGAATCGGTGGCCGAGAACACCTCCGACGCCGTCGTCGGCGCCCTCGTGTGGGGCGCGGTGGCCGGAGTTCCGGGGCTCCTCGGGTTCCGGGCGGTCAACACGCTGGACGCGATGGTGGGTCACAGGTCCGCCCGCTTCCGGCGCTTCGGCTGGGCTTCCGCCCGCCTCGACGACGTCGCCGGCTGGCCGGGGGCCCGGCTGACCGCCGTACTCGCCGCCGCGGCCGGACCGGATCCGCGGGGGGCCCTGCGCGCCTGGAAGGCGGACGCGCGCAAGCACCCCAGCCCCAACGCCGGGCCCGTGGAGGCCTCCTTCGCGGGCGCCCTCGGCGTCCGCCTGGGCGGGACGCTCTCCTACGGCGGCCGGGTCGAGCACCGCCCGGTGCTCAACGGCGCCACCGGACGGCCGGTCCGGGTCACCGACATCGACCGGGCCGTACGGCTCTCCCGCCGCGTCGGCCTGCTCGCCCTCGGCGGCACGCTCGCCGCGCGCCGACTCCTGAAAGGACGCGGGAAGTGA